TCACAATGTAAGCAAGAATGATAAATGGAATGTTTACTGCAATGAGTAAAATATATAGTGGAACCTGGGTTAGTGCTGATATCAGCAATGAAATACCTGTGGCACCTCCATCAATAAACTGATTGGTTAACAAAAAACCTTTGAAGCCAAATGCTGCAGAAAAAATACCAGCTATGATCAGCATAGCATCTTTCATTTGCCTGAATGTGTTGATCTTTAGTTCACGATAACCGGAGGCCAATTGAAACTTGCTGAAATCCTGCCCTCCTTCTTTTTGTTTTTTTCTCAGCGTGGTGCTGATAACGATCCTTTTTAGAATTTTGTTCATGTGCCAGTTTTAAAGAATGAGCCGGGTGAATGCTAAAATAACCCAGCTGTAGCAGGAATCCAAAACAATAAGGTCACTCGGATGATTGCATGAATAAAAAAAACCGGATGCAGTTGCATTATCCGGTTTAATGATACAATTAAAGGGTTGTTATTTTTTTCTGGTTGCTTTAAATGTTCCGTTCGGTTGAATGAAATATAATGCTGTTACTTCACCTGCATCATTCTTTTCAAACCTAACACTGAACCCGCTGATAGCTTTAAAATTGAACAGATCTTTTTTTACAGGGATCATTTCATAATCTGGTTGACCGGGTACCAACACCATCAACGTTTTGTCACCTTTGAGATATGCTTTCACAATCGTTGGCCCGGGTAATTCATATTCGCCAACATACTTCTCCAGGTCTGCTTTGCTTACGTCAATTGTTTCTACTTTCTTTCTAAATTCAATTTCCTTTACACCAGTTTGCAATGGTAACGAAAGCGATTCAATCTCACCTTTTATATTAATATTGAATTGCCCCTTCAGTGCATCATCTTCATCGGCATCAGCACCATCAGCAACCGGAATAAAATTAAAATAGTTGTAATGATAATGCTTCACCTTAAATGTTAAGGCATTGAATTTCGCAACAAGTGAATCTTTTTGCTGCTCAATTGTTAAGCTGCCATAACCTTCATTCGTAAAAGTGCCTGTATAATCTGTGATAGCATGTGTAGGTCTTGTGCCCATTTTGCGTTGCGTGCTGTCTGCTTTCAGTTTTTCTTTTGCAGCGGCTTTTGCTTTATCTGCAGCCACTTTTTGCGTACGATGCCAGTCTTTGTATTTTAAACCTAATAAACGATCAGCAATCGTATTGCGGATAATACCCGGGATCGGAGATCCGTTTTGATTAACTGAAACAAAAATGCCAATGCTATCGGTTGGGTAGAAGGATGTGCTGCTGCTGAAACCATCAATATTACCACCATGATCAACACGATAATGACCACGATAGTTTGCAAGAAACCATGCAAAACCATAATTGCTGAAGAATACATCAGGTTGTTCTTTACTTGGTAAACCTGCACCAATCACCATTTGAGAACTGATGGCCTGGTTATAATAAGCTGCAGGTAAAATTTCTTTTCCATTGAACTTTCCGCCGTTCACCCACATCATTACCCAATTCGCCATATCTTTTGCATTGGAGTTGATTGCGCCGGCAGGACCAATGCCATCAATGTTCATGAATTTCATTCTTGTCACTACTCCATCTTTCTCATTGTAACCAAATGAATAATCGGGTGCTTTTACGTGATCATTCATTGATGTATTTGAGGACATCATGTTCAGCGGTGTAAAGAGGTGTTCTCTTACCAATGCATCCCAACTCTTTCCACTTAATTTTTCTGCCAATACACCTTGGGTTACGAACATAAAGTTGTTGTATTGCCATGCTCTGCGCAGCGGCGCAGTTTTTTCAAAATAGCGAATGATGTAGACCAAACTATCTCTCTTTGTACTTGAACCATACCATGCAAGATCATGCCGTGGTAAACCTGTACGATGACTCATCATATCTCTTGCAGTAACGTTGTTGTTTAACTCATCATCGATAAAACGCAACTCAGGGAGGTATTGCGTCACTGGTTTATCAAGATCAAGCTTTCCATCTTTCATCGGGAATGCAAGAAGTGAGGATGTGAATGCTTTTGTACAGCTACCAATGGCGAATAATGTGTTTTCAGTAACGGGTACTTTGTTTTCGTAATCTTTATAACCAAAACCTTTTGCAAGGATCACTTTGTTCTTTTCAACCACAGCAACAGTTACACCTGCAGCACTCCATTCTTTTAAAATACGATTGATAAATGTGTCAAGACCAGCTAAGCGTTTGTCAGTTGTTTGTGCACTTGCCGATTGCAGCATTAATACTGCAATGCAGAGAAAGAACATTTTTTTCATTTGAGATGTTTTGGTTTTGTGTTTCGTTTGCACGGTTTATAACCGCCAGTCGATTATGATAAAGAATTTAAAGCCTGTTCAAAATCATTGATCAGATCCTTCACATCTTCAATGCCAACAGAAATACGCAGTAAGTTATCAGATGTCGGTGAAAGATCACCTTCAATTGATTTGCGGTGCTCAATTAAACTTTCTACACCACCCAGACTTGTTGCATGGGTAAACAGTTGTAATTTATCTGCTAGTTTCAACGCTGCTGAACGATCACCTTTTACAAGAATTGAAAGCATACCACCAAAACCATTCTGCATTTGCTTTGCTGCAACGGCATGTTGAGGATGTGATGGAAGACCTGGGTACAACACACGTTCAATTTTTGGATGTACTTCTAAGTATTGTGCCAGTTGCATTGCATTGTTCGAATGAATAGGCATACGTGCAACAAAAGTTGTCAGACTTCTGCACAGTAACCAGCAATCGTAAGGCGATGGAACTGCACCGCCAAGTTTCTGAAATGCACGGATGCGTTCATAGCGTTCATTTGTTTCTTTAAAGATCAACGCACCGCCAAGAATATCACTATGTCCGCCTAAATATTTTGTAGTGGAATGTAAAGAAATGTCAACGCCAAGATCAGTTGGTCTTGTATAAAATGGAGTAGCCCATGTATTATCGGCAACAGTAAAGCAATTATGTTTTTTTGCAATGGCAACAACAACGGCAATATCTGTTATTTTCAATGAAGGGTTTGATGGTGATTCCATCCAGATAAGTTTCGTGCTTGGTTTTATCGCTTGCTCAATAGCTGCATGATCAGTCATATCCACCAGCGTGTAGGATAAACCGAAGCCTCCAAACATTGCATCAAGAATAGTTCGGATTGAGAAATAGGTATCATCTGGCAAAATAATATGATCACCTGTTTTCAAACTCTGAAATACGTTTGTCGCTGCTGCAAGCCCCGATGCGAAACTTACACACGCTGCAGCATTCTCCATCTTCGCCAGTTTCTGTTCCAGCGAATGGCGGTTAGGGTTGTCATACCTTGAATAAAAGAAACCACCTGGGTAACTGATGCCATCTTCTCCACGTTCGAATGTGGTTGACAAAATAATTGGCGACATGACAGCTCCGCTTCCATCTTTAATATTGTCTTCGTGTATAATGCGTGTTGAAAATTCCATATGCCTCTATATTGTGTATGCGTGGATAAATGTACGTAATCTGTGCTTTGCGATTTGACATGCAGATGATATATTCATTAATTTGAGGAGTAAAATCAATACTGATATGAAAGAATTACTATCAGCTTATGCTGCATATAACCGTTGGGCTTATCAAACGCTTACAGATGCGATCCTTAAAATGGATGAGCATCTGCATCAGCAGATCGTTAAAAGCAGTTTCCCGAATTTGTATGCAACTGTTCTTCATCTGTGGGATGCGGAAAGTATTTGGTGGCAACGCATGGAAGGGCATCAGCAAATGGTGATACCCAGCAAACAATTCAATCCAACAATGAAAGAAGCGATAAACGGTTTGTTGCAACAAGCAGGAGAATGGGAACGGTTTGTCAGCACCACCACAGATGAAAATCTGCAGCGGGAGTTTTATTATAAGAACATGAAAGGCGAATCATTTCGTTCAGCAGTTTGGCAGATCACTCATCATTTGTTTAATCATGGCACTTACCATCGTGGTCAATTAGTGACGATGATGCGGGAGTTGGGGGTTACAGAAATTCCTGCAACCGATTTTATACATTGGTATCGCACAAGAGTTTGATGAACTTCTGAGCAAACTAAGGTTTATACTACAAGGCAGCTTTTGTAAGAACCTGTTCAATCCTGTTCAATAAATGGTCGTGCTTTTTCTTCTTTCAACTGTGCATAGAGTTTTTGATTGTGATCGACCTCTTGTGCAAGGCTCAACTTCAGTTGCTGGTACTCGTTTCTTGCATCTTCATTCGTACGCAAATAATTTCTGAATAGAAGATGTCGTTTTAATTCTTCGCTGTGAGCCGGGCAAACGTAAAGGTGGTGTGTAACGCTGTCTAATACAGTATGCTTGGTTGATTCGTTAGCTCGTTTAAAAACATCTCTGTTCATTATGCCTTGGTTGCCGTTGTGATAATAACCGATACTTTCTAACCTGTTTTTGATTGTATTAAAATCGGTATTATTTTCGAAAATGATGTCAATATCTATAATTGGTTTTGCTGCAAGGCCGGGAACAGCTGTGCTGCCGATGTGTTCAATTAAAACCAGGACATCCGACAAAGCTTCAGCAAGTATTGTTTTGATTGCCTGAAAATTGAAAGCCCAGGTTGCTATATAGTCCTGTATGAGCATAGATTAATTAGTATGATACAAAGATACTTTTGCCCCGAATTGCCATAAAAGGTGATCGGCATGTTTAAAAGCAATCAATCCTACTAGGTCTTTTGTCATTGGGCCAAAGAAAAGAGGGATAAAGTTGGCATTATTGTAAACAGCAAATTGTTCAATATTATTGATCTGTTTTTGTATGCAGGTTCAAATCTAAATTTAGCTCAGTGGTTTTCAGCAACTGACTTTTTGGTAACAACGTTTCCGGGATCTGCTAATCTAAAACTTAATTTTAAAGAAAGATAATGATTTGACCGCCTCGGTGTGCACTTGCTTCCTTGCTCTTAAAATTGTATGTTTATTCGATGAAGGGCGGGTTCTTTTTCTCAATCATTGTAATTATGTGGGTTTTGGTATTGCCGGTTGCCTGCAAGCCGGAATATTCCTGCGAAAATTGCAAAGGAGAGAATCAGCCGCCAATCGCTAAAGCCGGCTCTGATAAAACGATCAAATTGCCAAACGACAGTACCTTGCTCGATGGAAGTGCTTCTACTGATCCTGATGGTAGAATAACAGAATGGTTATGGAAAAAAATTGCAGGCCCGTCTTCGTTTTCAATAAAAGACACAACAGCAAGTAAAACCCTCGTAAATAAATTAGTTCCCGGTGTATATAGTTTTGAATTGAAAGTGGTGGATAATGAAGGACTGTTTGCCAAAGACACTGTGAAAATTCTTGTTGACAGTGCGACAGCACCTAACAGACCTCCTGTTGCAAGAGCAGGACAAGATCAAACCATTACATTGCCTGTAAATAAGACATTGCTTGATGGAAGTGGTTCAACTGATCCTGACAATAATATTATTGGCTACGCCTGGAGAAAAATTGCCGGTCCGCCGAATTCTGTTTTTTCAGATCCTGTTGCAATTAAAGCGGAAGCATTAGATCTTACCAATGGCGTTTACCAGTTTGAGTTAACGGTTACTGATGCTGACGGATTATTTTCTACAGATACGATTCAAGTGACTGTAAACATCTCACCAAATAAATCTCCCATCTCAGAAGCAGGCAATGATTTCACAATCACTTATAATCTGCAAACCTGCAGTATGGAACCATCTTCAATTACATTAGATGGAAAATTATCGAGAGACCCGGATGGAACGATAGTATCCTATCAATGGTCTGTAGTATTTGCAGAAAGCTCTACTGCATCAATCACTAATCCTGCTGCATCAACCACAACCGTTACCGGTCTCGTGCCGGGTTCGTATGGATTTCGATTAAGAGTTGCTGATAATGATGGTGCGTTTGATGATGATACGATTGTTGTGAATACTGTGTACAGCAACAGGCCGTTGATCAACGCCCGTCTTATTCCAATTGGAACGTTGAATGATCCCAGAAAAATAAGTGTAGTAGCTGCAGTTGGTAATAAAATAATTTTTGCTGGCGGCTCATCTGTTCCTTCTGGTCCGGGACCTAGCTTTTCTTCATCAGTTGATATTTATGATATAACCACAAATTCATGGAGTAGAGAAAATTTAAGCCAGGCAAGATCAGGTATGACGGTTGCTACTATGGGGACTAAAGTTTTTTTTGCAGGAGGCACTGGCATGCTTCCATCCGGTAGCGTCGGATTAACATCACGTGTTGATATTTACGATGCAGCAGCAGGCACTTGGGCTACCATGGAAATGCCTCATGCAGATGGCTTATTGTCTTCGTTAGCTTCAGGAAATAAACTAGTAATAGTTGGAGGTAATTTTGCTGATATATATGATACCCGAAGTAGAACATGGAAAACAATAAACTTCGGCCAGCCACGCTATTTAATTACTGCAACCAATGTAAAAGGTAAATTTTATTTTGCCGGAGGTGTTACCAATAAATCAACACTAACGCCAACTTCAAGAATTGATATTTATGATCCGGTTACTGATTCATGGTCTGTTTCTCAACTAAGTAAGCCTAAGTATGGTATGTCTGGGTTACTTGCAAGAAATTTGATTTGGGCGGGAGGTATGGTTTCAGGAAACACATCAAACGAAGTTGAGATGCTTGATGCGTTTTCAAATGCAATTTCGTTTTCCTGTTTGTTTCAACCTAATTCTTTTTCAGCATTTAGTTCTGGTTCGTTAAATGGTAAAGCTGTGTTTTTTGTAGCGAATGGCAAAGCAAAAAACAAGTTCGATATCTATGATCCGCTTACGAATATTTGGTCAATCGGTGTTTTGGATCAACCCATAACAGCGCCAATTATTATTTCAGCTAATGGTAGTATTTATGTTGCCGGTAGTAGTGATGCTTATCAAAGGCAGGTATGGAAATTGGAGTTTTAATTGATAGAATTAATAGGCACAAACAAAAAAGCGGTTGCTTTCACAACCGCTTCTAATATGTTTTCAGTTCTTGTATTATTTGCCATCGTACGCCCACTTGATCCACGTAGCACCCCATGTAAAACCACCGCCAAATGCAGCAAGCACAATATTATCACCTTTCTTTAATTGACTTTCCCACTCCCACAAACAGAGAGGAATAGTGCCGGCAGTGGTGTTGCCAAATTTTTGAATATTGATCATCACTTTTTCTTTTGCCAAACCCATTCGTTCTGCAGTAGCATCAATAATACGCAGGTTGGCTTGGTGTGGCACCAGCCATGCAATGTCATCGCCTGTTAAATTATTACGCTCCAACAAATCTGCACTAACATCGGCCATGCCTTTTACGGCAAACTTAAACACGGTTTTTCCTTCCTGGTAAGCAAAGTGTTCACGGTTGGCAACAGTTTCCATCGTTGCCGGACGAAGACTGCCGCCAGCTTTCATGTTCAGAAAATTTCTGCCTGCACCATCACTTTTTAAAATACTATCCAGTACACCGTAACCATCTTCATTTGGTTCAAGCAACACACAAGCTGCACCATCACCAAATATTACACAGGTGTTACGGTCTGTATAATCAATTATAGCACTCATCTTATCTGCACCCACAACAACAACTTTCTTATAACGGCCGCTTTCGATATATGAGGCGCCGGTAGTAAGTGAGAAAAGAAATCCGCTGCAAGCTGCACTCAAATCAAAGCCCCATGCATTTACAGCGCCAATCTTATCGCATACCACATTAGCAGTTGAAGGGAATACCATATCAGGAGTAACTGTACCCACGATCATACAATCGATTTCTGAGGGGTCAATGCCACGCTTTTTGCAAAGGTCTAGTACAGCAGGAACGATCATATCGGAAGTAGCAAGTCCTTCGCCTTTCAAAATCCGGCGTTCAGAAATGCCGGTACGGGTGCGGATCCATTCGTCGTTGGTATCAACCATTTTCTCTAAATCAAAATTGGTAAGCCGGTCTTCAGGAACCCAGCCGGCAACAGCTGTAATCGCCGCAGTGATTTTTTTGCTCATTTATGGTTTGTATTTAAGGAGATGCGGGCATAGGCCCGCTTAACAGGGTGCAAATATAAGACTTGGTTGGCAAGCAGTTGTTTGGGAACAGAAAGGGTGAACGGCCGGCGACCTTCGGCAGGTAAAGCGAAATCAATCTTTATCTTACCAAGGTTGACAACCCTTTCCAAAAAACTCTATTTTCGTTTCATGTTTGCATACCTCAAAGGAGCGTTTACCCTCAAAACCCCAACTGTTGTTCACATTGATGTTCATGGTGTTGGCTATGAAGTACAAGTGAGCCTGAACACTTATTCCAAAATTCAATCGTTGAATGAAGGCACTTTATTCACTCACTTGCTTGTGAGAGAAGACGCCCATATTCTGTACGGCTTCTACGACAGGCATGAAAAAGACGTTTTTTTGCACCTCCTTAGCGTGAGTGGGGTTGGAGCATCCACAGCCCGCATGATGCTGTCTTCGCTCCAGGCCGATGAAGTAGTGAGGGCTATTCTTTCCGGTAATGAAGGACTTTTAGAAAGCGTAAAAGGCATCGGAAAAAAGACTGCTCAGCGCATTGTTTTGGAACTGCGGGATAAATTAGCCAAGAGCCCCGTGGAAGCGAATATTTCTACGCTGAATCACAATAGTTTAGAGCTTGATGCGTTAACTGCTATGACCGCTTTAGGCATAGCCCGAAATGCAGCAGAGTCAGCCATCAAAAAAGCCCGGCAAAACAGTACGGAGTTTACCGAGGTTCAGGAACTGATAAAAGCAGCGTTGAAGTGCCTTTAGCCAATACAAAACTTATTTGCTTATAGACCTTGACCCTGATGCAACGCACCATATCTGGAATTGCCCTCCTGACCATTGTACTGACCTGCTTCACATTGGTGAGTTACAGCGGTATTCCTTTGCCACAAACACCGTTAAGAGATACAACTCCTGAATTACGTTTTCCATTAACCGATCGAAGAGGTGATGCTTTTACAGAACCAAACCGCAATACATTTGATCTGCAACGTCCATCAAATATTAAAGATTCGATTGCTTACGATCCGGTAACGAAAAGATATTTCATCTATGAAAAGGTAGGGCGCAGCTGGTATCGTAAACCAAGCTATCTCACTTTCGAAGAAATGCTGGCTTATAAAAGCAGGCAGGATGAACGTGATTATTTTCAACGCAGGCTCAATACTACACTAAACCTCAACCGTAAAATACTTGATCCCAAACTACAGGTAAGACCGGGTTTCTTTAATCGTTTATTCAGTAATACAGGTATTCCAAAAGTTGAGATCCGTCCGCAGGGTGATGTAACATTAACTGCCGGTTATATCGGTCAGAACATCAAAAACCCAACCTTGCCTGAACGTGCCAGAAAGAATGGTGGTTTTGATTTTGATATGAATGCCAATTTCGGTTTGAATGCCAAGATCGGCGATAAA
The DNA window shown above is from Lacibacter sp. H375 and carries:
- a CDS encoding serine hydrolase, with translation MKKMFFLCIAVLMLQSASAQTTDKRLAGLDTFINRILKEWSAAGVTVAVVEKNKVILAKGFGYKDYENKVPVTENTLFAIGSCTKAFTSSLLAFPMKDGKLDLDKPVTQYLPELRFIDDELNNNVTARDMMSHRTGLPRHDLAWYGSSTKRDSLVYIIRYFEKTAPLRRAWQYNNFMFVTQGVLAEKLSGKSWDALVREHLFTPLNMMSSNTSMNDHVKAPDYSFGYNEKDGVVTRMKFMNIDGIGPAGAINSNAKDMANWVMMWVNGGKFNGKEILPAAYYNQAISSQMVIGAGLPSKEQPDVFFSNYGFAWFLANYRGHYRVDHGGNIDGFSSSTSFYPTDSIGIFVSVNQNGSPIPGIIRNTIADRLLGLKYKDWHRTQKVAADKAKAAAKEKLKADSTQRKMGTRPTHAITDYTGTFTNEGYGSLTIEQQKDSLVAKFNALTFKVKHYHYNYFNFIPVADGADADEDDALKGQFNINIKGEIESLSLPLQTGVKEIEFRKKVETIDVSKADLEKYVGEYELPGPTIVKAYLKGDKTLMVLVPGQPDYEMIPVKKDLFNFKAISGFSVRFEKNDAGEVTALYFIQPNGTFKATRKK
- a CDS encoding trans-sulfuration enzyme family protein, translated to MEFSTRIIHEDNIKDGSGAVMSPIILSTTFERGEDGISYPGGFFYSRYDNPNRHSLEQKLAKMENAAACVSFASGLAAATNVFQSLKTGDHIILPDDTYFSIRTILDAMFGGFGLSYTLVDMTDHAAIEQAIKPSTKLIWMESPSNPSLKITDIAVVVAIAKKHNCFTVADNTWATPFYTRPTDLGVDISLHSTTKYLGGHSDILGGALIFKETNERYERIRAFQKLGGAVPSPYDCWLLCRSLTTFVARMPIHSNNAMQLAQYLEVHPKIERVLYPGLPSHPQHAVAAKQMQNGFGGMLSILVKGDRSAALKLADKLQLFTHATSLGGVESLIEHRKSIEGDLSPTSDNLLRISVGIEDVKDLINDFEQALNSLS
- a CDS encoding DinB family protein yields the protein MKELLSAYAAYNRWAYQTLTDAILKMDEHLHQQIVKSSFPNLYATVLHLWDAESIWWQRMEGHQQMVIPSKQFNPTMKEAINGLLQQAGEWERFVSTTTDENLQREFYYKNMKGESFRSAVWQITHHLFNHGTYHRGQLVTMMRELGVTEIPATDFIHWYRTRV
- a CDS encoding GrpB family protein, which produces MLIQDYIATWAFNFQAIKTILAEALSDVLVLIEHIGSTAVPGLAAKPIIDIDIIFENNTDFNTIKNRLESIGYYHNGNQGIMNRDVFKRANESTKHTVLDSVTHHLYVCPAHSEELKRHLLFRNYLRTNEDARNEYQQLKLSLAQEVDHNQKLYAQLKEEKARPFIEQD
- a CDS encoding Kelch repeat-containing protein, with protein sequence MWVLVLPVACKPEYSCENCKGENQPPIAKAGSDKTIKLPNDSTLLDGSASTDPDGRITEWLWKKIAGPSSFSIKDTTASKTLVNKLVPGVYSFELKVVDNEGLFAKDTVKILVDSATAPNRPPVARAGQDQTITLPVNKTLLDGSGSTDPDNNIIGYAWRKIAGPPNSVFSDPVAIKAEALDLTNGVYQFELTVTDADGLFSTDTIQVTVNISPNKSPISEAGNDFTITYNLQTCSMEPSSITLDGKLSRDPDGTIVSYQWSVVFAESSTASITNPAASTTTVTGLVPGSYGFRLRVADNDGAFDDDTIVVNTVYSNRPLINARLIPIGTLNDPRKISVVAAVGNKIIFAGGSSVPSGPGPSFSSSVDIYDITTNSWSRENLSQARSGMTVATMGTKVFFAGGTGMLPSGSVGLTSRVDIYDAAAGTWATMEMPHADGLLSSLASGNKLVIVGGNFADIYDTRSRTWKTINFGQPRYLITATNVKGKFYFAGGVTNKSTLTPTSRIDIYDPVTDSWSVSQLSKPKYGMSGLLARNLIWAGGMVSGNTSNEVEMLDAFSNAISFSCLFQPNSFSAFSSGSLNGKAVFFVANGKAKNKFDIYDPLTNIWSIGVLDQPITAPIIISANGSIYVAGSSDAYQRQVWKLEF
- a CDS encoding beta-ketoacyl-ACP synthase III; translation: MSKKITAAITAVAGWVPEDRLTNFDLEKMVDTNDEWIRTRTGISERRILKGEGLATSDMIVPAVLDLCKKRGIDPSEIDCMIVGTVTPDMVFPSTANVVCDKIGAVNAWGFDLSAACSGFLFSLTTGASYIESGRYKKVVVVGADKMSAIIDYTDRNTCVIFGDGAACVLLEPNEDGYGVLDSILKSDGAGRNFLNMKAGGSLRPATMETVANREHFAYQEGKTVFKFAVKGMADVSADLLERNNLTGDDIAWLVPHQANLRIIDATAERMGLAKEKVMINIQKFGNTTAGTIPLCLWEWESQLKKGDNIVLAAFGGGFTWGATWIKWAYDGK
- the ruvA gene encoding Holliday junction branch migration protein RuvA, translated to MFAYLKGAFTLKTPTVVHIDVHGVGYEVQVSLNTYSKIQSLNEGTLFTHLLVREDAHILYGFYDRHEKDVFLHLLSVSGVGASTARMMLSSLQADEVVRAILSGNEGLLESVKGIGKKTAQRIVLELRDKLAKSPVEANISTLNHNSLELDALTAMTALGIARNAAESAIKKARQNSTEFTEVQELIKAALKCL